From the genome of Streptomyces sp. NBC_01116, one region includes:
- a CDS encoding DUF1648 domain-containing protein has protein sequence MTSKNLGRATLAALPFVLALLTDLVVHLTVQDRLPARLAVHFDAVGSANGYMGVTAHLLGTAASLVVLGALWSYTSVNGRLYGRAHRWFIGGGFAVAAFLGYLLIAVLSVNVDAPENGPADGFPLWHIALALGVAALAGALGLLAARLVPAVDDPRDRDPASRERIALADGEVAGWARGIGAWWAPVAVLVLLAAGVVVGLAQNWFIGAPLLLLALVTATFCRPHVTVDGRGLTVSGLLPRPRVRVSLERMEGADSRRVNALAEYGGWGYRVRPERSGVITRSGEAIVVSLTSGREFAVTVDDSATGAALLNTLLDRQRTGR, from the coding sequence ATGACAAGCAAGAACCTTGGCCGCGCAACGCTCGCAGCCCTGCCCTTTGTGCTCGCTCTCCTCACCGACCTCGTCGTCCATCTCACCGTCCAGGACCGTCTGCCCGCGCGGCTGGCCGTCCACTTCGACGCCGTCGGCTCCGCCAACGGCTACATGGGCGTCACCGCTCATCTCCTCGGCACGGCCGCCTCGCTGGTGGTGCTCGGCGCGCTGTGGTCCTATACCTCGGTCAACGGCAGGCTCTACGGCCGTGCCCATCGCTGGTTCATCGGCGGAGGGTTCGCCGTCGCCGCGTTCCTCGGATACCTGCTGATCGCCGTCCTGTCCGTCAATGTGGACGCGCCGGAGAACGGCCCGGCCGACGGCTTCCCGCTGTGGCACATCGCCCTGGCCCTCGGAGTGGCCGCCCTCGCCGGAGCCCTCGGCCTGCTGGCGGCCCGACTCGTCCCCGCGGTCGACGACCCCCGTGACCGGGACCCGGCGAGCCGGGAGCGGATCGCGCTCGCCGACGGCGAAGTGGCCGGCTGGGCGCGCGGGATCGGCGCGTGGTGGGCGCCGGTCGCCGTGCTGGTGCTGCTGGCTGCCGGCGTCGTCGTCGGCCTTGCGCAGAACTGGTTCATCGGGGCGCCGCTGCTTCTTCTCGCCCTGGTGACGGCGACCTTCTGCCGCCCCCACGTCACCGTGGACGGGCGGGGCCTCACCGTCTCCGGCCTGCTGCCCCGGCCCCGGGTGCGGGTGTCGCTGGAGCGGATGGAGGGGGCGGACAGCCGCCGAGTCAACGCGCTCGCGGAGTACGGGGGTTGGGGCTACCGCGTCCGTCCCGAGCGCAGCGGCGTCATCACCCGCTCGGGCGAGGCCATCGTCGTCAGCCTGACGAGCGGCCGCGAGTTCGCCGTCACCGTCGACGACTCGGCCACCGGCGCGGCCCTGCTCAACACCCTGCTCGACCGGCAGCGGACGGGGCGCTGA
- a CDS encoding GntR family transcriptional regulator produces MLFRVDPTSTVPLGDQIAASVRRAVAEGAVAPGERLPAARVLAESLGVNVHTVLRGYQRLREEGLIELRRGRGAAITAGASPQRARLLERVREAVADARDLGMTEDELLTLVRGELDA; encoded by the coding sequence ATGCTCTTCCGGGTCGACCCGACCTCCACCGTCCCGCTCGGCGATCAGATCGCCGCCTCGGTCCGGCGTGCGGTCGCCGAGGGCGCGGTGGCCCCGGGCGAGCGCCTGCCCGCCGCCCGCGTCCTCGCCGAATCCCTCGGCGTGAACGTCCACACGGTGCTGCGCGGCTACCAACGGCTGCGCGAGGAAGGGCTCATCGAGCTGCGCCGCGGCCGGGGCGCGGCGATCACCGCCGGGGCCTCGCCGCAGCGGGCCCGGCTGCTGGAGCGCGTCCGCGAAGCCGTCGCGGACGCCCGGGACCTCGGCATGACCGAGGACGAACTGCTGACCCTCGTCCGCGGCGAACTGGACGCCTGA
- the snpA gene encoding snapalysin, giving the protein MRHLRTAVATAAAGLGLVAALGTAPVVAAAPAPAAPSSTTIAAYNGSGENAAANRAFLDAVMKSVAEKRAANPGIKAVTVTYDASGAPSFRGQIASSTQIWNSSVSNVQLQEGSGADFTYREGNDSRGSYASTDGHGRGYIFLDYAQNQQYDSTRVTTHETGHVLGLPDNYSGPCSELMSGGGPGPSCTNSQPDANERARVNQLWQNGLAALARSAS; this is encoded by the coding sequence ATGAGACACCTCAGGACCGCCGTCGCCACCGCCGCCGCCGGGCTCGGCCTCGTCGCCGCGCTGGGCACCGCACCCGTCGTCGCCGCCGCTCCGGCCCCTGCCGCTCCCTCCTCCACCACCATCGCCGCGTACAACGGCTCGGGCGAGAACGCCGCCGCCAACCGCGCCTTCCTCGACGCCGTCATGAAGTCCGTAGCCGAGAAGCGCGCGGCCAACCCGGGCATCAAGGCCGTCACGGTCACCTACGACGCGTCGGGCGCCCCGTCCTTCCGCGGCCAGATAGCCAGCAGCACGCAGATCTGGAACAGCTCGGTCTCCAACGTCCAGCTCCAGGAGGGCTCCGGCGCGGACTTCACGTACCGCGAGGGCAACGACTCCCGCGGCTCCTACGCGAGCACCGACGGGCACGGTCGCGGGTACATCTTCCTGGACTACGCCCAGAACCAGCAGTACGACTCGACCCGGGTCACCACGCACGAGACCGGACACGTGCTCGGGCTGCCGGACAACTACTCCGGTCCGTGCAGCGAGCTGATGTCGGGCGGCGGCCCCGGTCCGTCCTGCACGAACTCCCAGCCGGACGCCAACGAGCGGGCCCGGGTGAACCAGTTGTGGCAGAACGGTCTGGCCGCACTCGCCCGCTCCGCCTCCTGA
- a CDS encoding LysR family transcriptional regulator — MELEVRHLRALCAIADAGSLHQAARRLGVSQPSLTTQLRRIENVLGAELFRRERTGCRPTSLGQAVLSRARPLVDGMSDLVAEALAEAEAALPRGSRLRIGSTASRVIGNWLRRLRVALPGTDISLRVDVSAHALLRSVEEGRLDVAFVHEVEGSPLAVPEGLEQRVLVDREPQFISLSRDHPAARRRVVELGDLAGDPWMVDPTVDGEWDGVRRVLGAAGLNPPVLHGDYLTAASLVVLGEAVAPCQPTSGPRDDMVIRPLLGDPLAVRLLLASRPGTDTEVVYAQLEDAYRDAARRASGYHEWLLRHRSPLARTPRPSAVPAVQPVPTARKGVDPRR; from the coding sequence ATGGAGCTGGAGGTGAGGCACCTCAGGGCGCTCTGCGCCATCGCCGACGCGGGCAGCCTGCATCAGGCGGCCCGCCGCCTCGGCGTCAGCCAGCCCTCCCTGACCACTCAGCTCCGGCGGATCGAGAACGTGCTCGGCGCCGAACTGTTCCGCCGCGAACGGACCGGCTGCCGCCCGACCTCCCTGGGGCAGGCCGTCCTGAGCCGGGCCCGGCCCCTCGTGGACGGCATGAGCGACCTGGTCGCCGAGGCGCTGGCGGAGGCCGAGGCCGCCCTGCCGCGCGGCTCCCGGCTGCGCATCGGCTCCACCGCGAGCCGGGTCATCGGCAACTGGCTGCGCCGGCTGCGCGTCGCCCTGCCCGGCACCGACATCTCGCTGCGGGTCGACGTCTCCGCCCACGCGCTGCTGCGCTCGGTTGAGGAAGGCCGCCTGGACGTCGCCTTCGTGCACGAGGTGGAGGGCTCCCCGCTCGCCGTGCCGGAGGGCCTGGAGCAGCGCGTGCTCGTGGACCGGGAACCGCAGTTCATCTCGCTCTCCCGGGACCACCCGGCCGCCCGCCGCCGCGTGGTGGAGCTCGGGGACCTGGCGGGCGACCCGTGGATGGTCGATCCGACGGTGGACGGCGAGTGGGACGGCGTGCGCCGGGTGCTCGGGGCCGCCGGGCTGAACCCGCCGGTCCTGCACGGCGACTACCTCACCGCCGCCTCCCTCGTCGTGCTCGGCGAGGCCGTCGCGCCCTGCCAGCCGACGTCGGGCCCGCGCGACGACATGGTGATCCGCCCCCTGCTGGGCGACCCGCTCGCGGTACGGCTGCTCCTGGCCTCACGGCCCGGGACGGACACCGAGGTGGTGTACGCGCAGTTGGAGGACGCCTACCGGGACGCGGCGCGACGGGCCAGCGGCTACCACGAGTGGCTGCTGCGCCACCGCTCCCCGCTGGCCCGCACACCCCGACCCTCCGCCGTGCCCGCCGTGCAGCCCGTGCCGACCGCACGTAAGGGAGTCGACCCGCGCCGGTGA
- a CDS encoding NAD-dependent epimerase/dehydratase family protein yields MRLLMLGGTEFVGRAVTDAALGRGWDVTVFHRGRHAPPPGVSALTGDRTAGGPGLAALAESGQDWDLVVDTWSGAPAAVRDAARLLSGRAGHFSYVSSRSVYAHPAAPGLDEDGPLVTGASPDDRGDVPYDRAKRGGELAALDAFGDRALLARAGLIIGPGENIGRLPWWLSRIARGGPVVAPGRPGTELQYIDARDLADWILDAAAGGLYGAYNTVSRPGHTTMGELLEACVRVTGSDAELRWTDPEVLLAAGAEPWSDLPIWLPPGELYDTLHRGGHTRAYAAGLRCRPAGETVADTWDWLCALGGVAPQRPDRPVVGLDPVLEAKLLAL; encoded by the coding sequence ATGAGGCTTCTGATGCTGGGTGGTACGGAATTCGTCGGACGGGCCGTCACCGACGCCGCCCTGGGGCGGGGCTGGGATGTCACGGTGTTCCACCGGGGCCGTCACGCGCCTCCGCCCGGAGTGAGCGCGCTGACCGGGGACCGGACCGCGGGCGGGCCCGGACTCGCGGCGTTGGCGGAGAGCGGGCAGGACTGGGACCTGGTCGTCGACACCTGGAGCGGCGCGCCCGCCGCCGTCCGGGACGCCGCCCGTCTGCTGTCCGGCCGGGCCGGGCACTTCAGTTACGTCTCCAGCCGCTCGGTGTACGCCCACCCGGCCGCCCCGGGGCTCGACGAGGACGGGCCGCTGGTGACCGGCGCCTCGCCCGACGACCGCGGGGACGTGCCGTACGACCGGGCCAAGCGCGGCGGTGAGCTGGCCGCCCTCGACGCCTTCGGGGACCGGGCCCTGCTGGCGAGGGCCGGGCTGATCATCGGCCCCGGCGAGAACATCGGCCGGCTGCCCTGGTGGCTGTCGCGGATCGCCCGGGGCGGACCGGTCGTCGCCCCCGGCCGGCCCGGGACCGAGCTCCAGTACATCGACGCCCGGGACCTCGCGGACTGGATCCTGGACGCGGCGGCGGGCGGGCTGTACGGCGCGTACAACACCGTCAGCCGCCCCGGCCACACGACCATGGGCGAGCTGCTGGAGGCCTGCGTGCGCGTCACCGGGTCCGACGCCGAGCTGCGCTGGACCGATCCGGAGGTCCTGCTGGCCGCCGGGGCCGAGCCCTGGAGCGACCTGCCGATCTGGCTCCCGCCGGGCGAGCTGTACGACACGCTGCACCGGGGCGGCCACACCAGGGCGTACGCCGCCGGGCTGCGCTGCCGCCCGGCCGGGGAGACCGTCGCGGACACCTGGGACTGGCTGTGCGCCCTCGGCGGCGTGGCACCCCAGCGCCCCGACCGCCCGGTCGTCGGCCTCGACCCCGTGCTGGAGGCGAAGCTGCTGGCCCTCTGA
- a CDS encoding choice-of-anchor A family protein: MEQKARRRGNAIRAAVTVATAAAMVGVLAPAAGADPLPGGLGPCLGSSCPPSWNDPNNGPVTNFDSNINVYVGGDFLVREAAAEAEGKVVTLGRFDMDKRDGVSQIYNVGIAGVGSRVPPPDGSDYLTAGGDVTIAAGERLLAEEGTHSGRVAYAGELTGTVNPTTAPRFDEDAAAPYTGLRPQLTEASQCYAYDGDEHREATGTWVKTGDLMTFTGDGSSAIQIFDVDADLESEAGGNTGFVFNGIPEGATVLVNVYGSTRSVATFMGSFPNEGLRENLLWNFPDATDLSLTGPAQFEGSVLVGQPTSTTVLSMSGTNGRFYTAGSLTHTSSGASGGQEIHAYPFDGDLPTCSPEPTPTPTPTDPTPTPTDPTPTPTDPTPTPTEPTPTPTEPTPTDPTPTPTDPTPTPTDPTPTPTPTDPTPTPTDPTPTPTDPTPTPTDPTPTPTEPTPTPTEPTPTPTEPTPTPTRTGHTPHPTHSPSHPGELPDTGSRGGEWIIGSIAAALVAAGGTVLVATRRARRRTF, translated from the coding sequence ATGGAACAGAAGGCGCGCAGGCGCGGCAACGCAATCCGGGCAGCAGTGACAGTGGCCACGGCCGCGGCGATGGTGGGCGTGCTGGCCCCGGCCGCGGGTGCCGATCCGCTGCCGGGCGGACTGGGACCCTGCCTCGGCAGCTCCTGCCCGCCCAGCTGGAACGACCCCAACAACGGCCCGGTCACCAACTTCGACAGCAATATCAACGTCTACGTCGGCGGTGACTTCCTGGTCCGGGAGGCGGCGGCCGAGGCGGAGGGGAAGGTCGTCACCCTCGGACGGTTCGACATGGACAAGCGGGACGGGGTCTCGCAGATCTACAACGTCGGTATCGCGGGCGTCGGGTCGCGCGTGCCGCCGCCGGACGGCTCCGACTACCTGACGGCGGGCGGCGACGTGACCATCGCCGCCGGCGAGCGCCTGCTCGCCGAGGAGGGCACGCACTCCGGCCGCGTCGCGTACGCGGGCGAGCTCACGGGCACGGTCAACCCCACCACCGCCCCGCGCTTCGACGAGGACGCTGCCGCCCCGTACACGGGGCTGCGCCCGCAGCTCACCGAGGCCAGCCAGTGCTACGCGTACGACGGCGACGAGCACCGGGAGGCGACGGGCACGTGGGTGAAGACCGGTGACCTGATGACGTTCACCGGTGACGGCTCGTCCGCGATCCAGATCTTCGACGTGGACGCGGACCTGGAGTCGGAGGCGGGCGGCAACACGGGGTTCGTGTTCAACGGAATCCCCGAGGGTGCGACGGTCCTCGTCAACGTCTACGGCTCCACCCGCAGCGTCGCCACGTTCATGGGCTCGTTCCCCAACGAGGGTCTCCGGGAGAACCTGCTGTGGAACTTCCCGGACGCTACCGACCTGTCCTTGACCGGTCCGGCCCAGTTCGAGGGCAGCGTGCTGGTGGGCCAGCCGACGAGCACCACCGTGCTCAGCATGAGCGGCACCAACGGCCGCTTCTACACGGCGGGTTCGCTCACCCACACCTCGTCGGGCGCGTCGGGCGGCCAGGAGATCCACGCGTACCCCTTCGACGGCGATCTGCCGACCTGCTCGCCAGAACCGACGCCGACGCCGACGCCGACGGATCCGACTCCGACTCCCACGGACCCGACGCCGACGCCGACGGACCCGACGCCCACGCCGACGGAACCGACGCCCACGCCGACGGAACCGACGCCGACCGACCCGACGCCGACGCCGACCGACCCGACGCCGACGCCGACCGACCCGACGCCGACGCCGACGCCGACCGACCCGACGCCGACGCCGACCGACCCGACGCCGACGCCGACCGACCCGACGCCCACCCCGACCGACCCGACGCCCACCCCCACCGAACCGACGCCGACGCCGACGGAACCGACGCCCACGCCCACCGAACCCACGCCCACGCCCACCCGCACCGGCCACACGCCGCACCCCACGCACTCGCCGAGCCACCCGGGTGAGCTGCCCGACACCGGCTCCCGGGGCGGCGAATGGATCATCGGGTCCATCGCGGCAGCGCTGGTCGCCGCCGGCGGCACGGTTCTCGTGGCCACGCGCAGGGCTCGTCGCCGCACCTTCTAG
- a CDS encoding DUF952 domain-containing protein, producing MTEPLLHLAEAPLWEAARGTGTYEMSTRGRTLQEEGFIHLSLPHQLPGVARMLYGDGDRDLVVLVADPARLADPVRYEAMKPGGEEFPHLYGPLPVSAVVEVRPWDGGRREEDEPQ from the coding sequence ATGACCGAACCGCTGTTGCACCTCGCCGAAGCACCTCTGTGGGAGGCGGCCCGCGGGACAGGGACGTACGAGATGTCCACCCGCGGCCGCACCCTCCAGGAGGAGGGCTTCATCCACCTCTCGCTGCCCCACCAACTCCCCGGTGTGGCCCGGATGCTGTACGGGGACGGCGACCGGGACCTCGTGGTCCTGGTCGCCGACCCCGCCCGCCTCGCCGACCCCGTCCGGTACGAGGCGATGAAGCCCGGCGGCGAGGAGTTCCCGCACCTGTACGGACCGCTCCCGGTGAGCGCGGTCGTGGAGGTGCGGCCCTGGGACGGAGGACGACGAGAGGAAGACGAACCCCAGTGA
- a CDS encoding SDR family oxidoreductase gives MIGPLIAVTGATGAVGGRVARRLARTGVPVRLLGRDPARLPDLPGADHAPAARYGDAEAMRRALDGAHTLFLVSAHESPYRVREHTTAIDAAVAVGVERIVYVSFQGAAPDATFTFARDHWDTEAHIRTAEIRHTFLRDNWYLAGLPAMTGTDGVLRGPGGDGRVAAVAHEDIADAAAAVLLDEGTDHDDRVYDLTGPEAFTLAEAADELSRVTGRPVVYVPETREEAYASRAGYGAEDWEVAGWVTSYEAIAGGELAAVSDAVPVLTGHPAKSFAQFLVENPDSYRHLLPGG, from the coding sequence GTGATCGGCCCCCTCATCGCGGTGACCGGAGCGACCGGAGCGGTCGGCGGCCGGGTCGCCCGACGGCTGGCCCGGACAGGTGTGCCCGTACGGCTCCTCGGCCGCGACCCCGCCCGGCTGCCCGACCTGCCCGGCGCCGACCACGCGCCCGCCGCCCGCTACGGCGACGCGGAGGCCATGCGCAGGGCCCTCGACGGGGCCCACACCCTGTTCCTGGTCTCCGCCCACGAAAGCCCCTACCGGGTCCGCGAGCACACCACGGCGATCGACGCGGCCGTGGCGGTGGGCGTGGAGCGGATCGTGTACGTGTCCTTCCAAGGGGCCGCGCCCGACGCCACGTTCACCTTCGCCCGCGACCACTGGGACACCGAGGCCCACATCCGTACGGCCGAGATCCGCCACACCTTCCTGCGGGACAACTGGTATCTGGCGGGGCTGCCCGCGATGACCGGGACCGACGGGGTGCTGCGCGGGCCGGGCGGCGACGGACGGGTGGCGGCCGTCGCCCACGAGGACATCGCCGACGCGGCGGCGGCCGTGCTGCTGGACGAGGGCACGGACCACGACGACCGGGTCTACGACCTCACCGGACCCGAGGCGTTCACCCTCGCCGAGGCGGCCGACGAACTGAGCCGGGTCACCGGGCGCCCCGTCGTCTACGTCCCCGAGACCCGTGAGGAGGCCTACGCCTCCCGGGCCGGTTACGGCGCGGAGGACTGGGAGGTGGCCGGCTGGGTCACCTCGTACGAGGCCATCGCGGGCGGGGAGCTGGCCGCCGTATCCGACGCGGTGCCCGTGCTCACCGGGCACCCCGCCAAGAGCTTCGCGCAGTTCCTGGTGGAGAACCCGGACAGCTACCGTCATCTGCTGCCGGGCGGCTGA
- a CDS encoding DUF1266 domain-containing protein codes for MNPNPPTAPPALWPPAPWVPPSETEQLLHEATLRGDARAQLAALAGAELYIPAPRAEVDAKPDTITWRAHHDPAGFVCRPVLTRGMLPAWHPDWVFHGVTLRWAAEFGWSDPQVFLGVNVGTPGQLLLPTGPMDLALWQRAYAENDRLPENRLLALRHGALHGPLAYGLACGAHLAIGNAVPWNEVGTVYREYTTERAQLRRSWGITGHAEWRKQLDALLEARNSPPEPDFVLRTRDQLASALGELPSADLWRETAAGHAQDLGADSGTVKGIEELVRRIMRYEARFRADGLLPPDGRVRTTVAYDYGRAVNLARWGLAARYCGPADAEQAIVYAGALSKSAHRSWEEFSAGYSLGRVLRFDEEEYGPFYEQNVLAHRLLAESEGSPWRHIPWR; via the coding sequence ATGAACCCGAATCCCCCCACCGCACCCCCGGCCCTCTGGCCGCCCGCACCCTGGGTCCCACCGTCCGAGACCGAGCAGCTCCTCCACGAGGCGACGCTGCGCGGTGACGCCCGGGCCCAACTGGCCGCGCTCGCAGGGGCCGAGCTGTACATCCCGGCCCCGCGCGCCGAGGTGGACGCGAAGCCGGACACCATCACCTGGCGCGCGCACCACGACCCGGCCGGCTTCGTCTGCCGGCCGGTGCTCACCCGAGGAATGCTGCCCGCCTGGCATCCGGACTGGGTCTTCCACGGGGTCACGCTGCGCTGGGCCGCCGAGTTCGGCTGGTCCGATCCGCAGGTGTTCCTCGGCGTGAACGTGGGGACGCCCGGGCAGTTGCTGCTGCCCACCGGCCCGATGGACCTAGCGTTGTGGCAGCGCGCGTACGCGGAGAACGACCGCCTCCCGGAGAACCGGCTGCTCGCGCTCCGCCACGGCGCGCTGCACGGGCCGCTGGCGTACGGGCTGGCCTGCGGGGCGCATCTGGCGATCGGGAACGCGGTGCCGTGGAACGAGGTCGGCACGGTCTACCGCGAATACACCACCGAGCGCGCCCAGCTCCGCAGGTCCTGGGGCATCACCGGCCACGCGGAGTGGCGTAAGCAGCTGGACGCCCTGCTGGAGGCCCGTAACAGCCCGCCGGAACCGGACTTCGTGCTGCGCACCCGTGATCAACTGGCTTCCGCGCTCGGCGAGTTGCCCTCGGCCGACCTGTGGCGGGAGACCGCCGCGGGCCACGCCCAGGACCTCGGGGCGGACTCCGGCACGGTGAAGGGCATCGAGGAGTTGGTGCGGCGGATCATGCGCTACGAGGCCCGGTTCCGCGCGGACGGGCTGCTGCCGCCGGACGGCCGGGTCCGCACGACGGTCGCCTACGACTACGGGCGGGCGGTGAACCTGGCGCGCTGGGGGCTGGCGGCGCGCTACTGCGGCCCGGCCGACGCGGAGCAGGCGATCGTCTACGCCGGGGCGCTGAGCAAGTCGGCCCACCGCTCCTGGGAGGAGTTCTCGGCGGGCTACTCGCTGGGGCGGGTGCTGCGGTTCGACGAGGAGGAGTACGGGCCGTTCTACGAGCAGAACGTCCTCGCCCACCGCCTGCTGGCGGAGAGCGAGGGCAGCCCGTGGCGTCACATCCCGTGGCGCTGA
- a CDS encoding DUF1266 domain-containing protein produces the protein MYPPSAPPTEIERALSAAVAGGSADAVVELLARTRLYVLVARLHADIPGWTAPLPAIRDEASGRTCVPVLTQGMLPPWHPEWVFREVSLGGLARVWPYDVRRLAVNHGTPYAAMVDARPKRLKAWVRADEHSGGAQRRVLLTDVGGPLHGPLAHGLALGAHLAVTNGLIWNRLGAAYEDYTTDRARLRSPWGIPHRAEYRDRLASLMKNQLVGRVQEAVLRTRHTLAHRLGRTPTREEWSDAVAHALAARDAEDRAVAERALRHVTLYEAKFRADGVLAPDDRVDTLAAFDLGRAVNVVRLALGARYGDPHEAEQDVLRLGQQARAAYSSWADFSLGYLMARVVHRAEDDGPEAAEATYRQSLAEHHILAQDPTGPYRNIPWS, from the coding sequence GTGTACCCCCCGTCCGCACCGCCCACGGAGATCGAGCGCGCGCTGTCCGCGGCCGTCGCGGGCGGCAGCGCCGACGCGGTCGTGGAGCTGCTCGCGCGGACCCGGCTGTACGTGCTCGTCGCCCGGCTGCACGCGGACATCCCCGGCTGGACGGCCCCCCTGCCCGCGATCCGCGACGAGGCCTCCGGCCGGACCTGCGTCCCGGTCCTGACCCAGGGGATGCTGCCGCCCTGGCACCCGGAGTGGGTCTTCCGCGAGGTGAGCCTCGGTGGGCTGGCCCGGGTCTGGCCGTACGACGTGCGTCGGCTCGCGGTGAACCACGGCACCCCGTACGCGGCGATGGTCGACGCCCGGCCCAAGCGACTGAAGGCCTGGGTGAGGGCCGACGAGCACTCCGGCGGAGCCCAGCGGCGCGTCCTGCTCACCGACGTCGGCGGGCCACTGCACGGACCGCTCGCCCACGGGCTGGCGCTCGGCGCCCATCTGGCCGTCACCAACGGCCTGATCTGGAACCGGCTCGGCGCCGCCTACGAGGACTACACGACCGACCGGGCCCGGCTGCGCAGCCCGTGGGGCATCCCGCACCGCGCCGAGTACCGTGACCGCCTCGCGTCCTTGATGAAGAACCAGCTGGTCGGGCGCGTCCAGGAAGCCGTCCTGCGCACCCGGCACACCCTGGCGCACCGGCTGGGGCGCACGCCGACGCGCGAGGAGTGGTCCGACGCGGTGGCCCACGCCCTCGCGGCCCGCGACGCGGAGGACCGGGCGGTGGCCGAACGGGCGCTGCGTCACGTCACCCTGTACGAGGCGAAGTTCCGTGCCGACGGCGTGCTCGCCCCGGACGACCGCGTCGACACGCTGGCCGCCTTCGACCTCGGCCGGGCGGTCAACGTCGTACGGCTCGCGCTCGGCGCCCGGTACGGCGATCCGCACGAGGCCGAGCAGGACGTCCTGCGGCTGGGGCAGCAGGCCCGCGCCGCCTACTCCTCGTGGGCGGACTTCTCCCTCGGCTACCTCATGGCCCGGGTGGTCCACCGGGCCGAGGACGACGGCCCGGAGGCGGCGGAGGCAACGTACCGGCAGTCGCTCGCCGAGCACCACATCCTGGCCCAGGACCCCACCGGCCCCTACCGGAACATCCCGTGGTCATGA
- a CDS encoding response regulator transcription factor, producing the protein MTPPIRAVIADDQMMVRQGFTVLLNAEPDIEVVGQAVNGLDAVAKVAELAPDVVLMDIRMPELGGIEATRRITSPEGSTVKVLVLTTFDLDEYVYEALRAGASGFLLKDASADELAHAVRVVAAGDALLSPNITKRLIVEFSRTAGAPRPPLKARVGDLTERETEVLTLIAGGLSNAEISRQLIVAEQTVKTHVGRILVKLGVRDRTQAAVFAYESGLVRPAGL; encoded by the coding sequence ATGACACCGCCCATCCGCGCCGTGATCGCCGACGACCAGATGATGGTCCGCCAGGGCTTCACGGTCCTGCTGAACGCCGAGCCGGACATCGAGGTCGTCGGGCAGGCCGTCAACGGGCTCGACGCGGTCGCCAAGGTCGCCGAACTCGCCCCGGACGTCGTCCTGATGGATATCCGGATGCCGGAGCTGGGCGGCATCGAGGCGACCCGGCGGATCACCTCCCCCGAGGGCTCGACGGTGAAGGTGCTCGTGCTGACCACCTTCGATCTCGACGAGTACGTCTACGAGGCATTGCGCGCGGGCGCTTCGGGCTTCCTGCTGAAGGACGCTTCCGCCGACGAACTCGCCCACGCGGTACGGGTGGTGGCGGCGGGTGACGCACTGCTCTCCCCGAACATCACCAAGCGGCTCATCGTGGAGTTCTCGCGGACGGCCGGGGCCCCGCGCCCGCCGCTCAAGGCGCGCGTCGGGGACCTGACGGAACGCGAGACCGAGGTACTGACGCTGATCGCGGGCGGCCTGTCGAACGCGGAGATCTCCCGACAGCTCATCGTGGCGGAGCAGACGGTGAAGACCCATGTGGGCCGGATCCTGGTCAAGTTGGGCGTCCGCGACCGGACGCAGGCGGCGGTGTTCGCGTACGAGTCGGGGCTGGTGCGCCCGGCCGGGCTCTGA